One region of Kytococcus sedentarius DSM 20547 genomic DNA includes:
- the pgsA gene encoding phosphatidylinositol phosphate synthase, producing the protein MLNRHARPALARVVDPAARTLLRAGVGPDAVTVLGTVGVVASALWFFPRGQFLAGTLVVTVFVLSDLLDGAMARQQQRTSAWGAFLDSTCDRVGDAAVLLGIAWWALRSAAEGTEAPLSADHATLLGVLTLSGLVVGFLVSYVRARAEGLGVRADIGIAERAERLLLVLVTTGLVGLGLPHAALTVAMGVLTLLGAVTVAQRAAAVRREVA; encoded by the coding sequence ATGTTGAACCGTCATGCCCGTCCCGCGCTCGCGCGCGTCGTCGACCCCGCGGCGCGCACCCTGTTGCGCGCCGGTGTGGGGCCCGATGCGGTGACGGTCCTGGGCACGGTGGGCGTGGTGGCCTCGGCCCTGTGGTTCTTCCCGCGGGGGCAGTTCCTGGCCGGCACGCTCGTTGTCACGGTGTTCGTCCTGTCGGACCTCCTGGACGGTGCGATGGCCCGCCAGCAGCAGCGCACGAGCGCCTGGGGGGCCTTCCTGGACTCCACCTGTGACCGCGTCGGTGACGCGGCGGTGCTGCTCGGCATCGCCTGGTGGGCGCTGCGCTCCGCCGCGGAGGGAACCGAGGCGCCGCTGTCCGCGGACCACGCCACCCTCCTGGGGGTGCTCACCCTCAGCGGCCTGGTCGTCGGGTTCTTGGTGAGCTACGTCCGTGCCCGCGCCGAGGGCCTAGGGGTGCGGGCCGACATCGGGATCGCCGAGCGGGCCGAGCGCCTGCTGCTCGTCCTGGTCACGACCGGCCTGGTCGGGCTGGGGCTGCCGCACGCCGCGCTGACCGTGGCGATGGGGGTCCTCACCCTCCTGGGGGCCGTCACGGTGGCGCAGCGCGCGGCCGCCGTCCGCCGGGAGGTGGCGTGA
- the thrS gene encoding threonine--tRNA ligase, translated as MAPISLTVNGASRTAETGTTGTDLFGDDRRVVATRVNGELRDLYREVADGDEVEAVLIDEPDGLDILRHSAAHVLAQAVQQEFADAKLGIGPPITDGFYYDFDVAEPFTPEDLKKLSKTMQRIINEGQTFVRREVSDADAQVELAGEPYKVELIGLKGGSAEEAAEGASAEVGGAQLTIYDNVRKDGTVAWGDLCRGPHLPSTKLIGNGFALTRSAAAYWRGSEKNPQLQRVYGTAWPSKEELKAYQERLAEAERRDHRKLGAEMDLYSFPEEVGPGLPVFHPKGAILRRTMEDYVWKRHVEEGFSYVTTPHLSKEGLFHTSGHLPYYADGMMPELDDDGQAYRIKAMNCPMHNLIYRSQQRSYRELPLRYFEFGTVYRNEKSGVLQGLTRVRMITQDDSHSYVTREQAPGEVKHLLDFVLSLLRDFGMDDYYLELSTRAEEGDKKDKFIGTDEQWAEATAVLEQVATETGLELVPDPGGAAYYGPKISVQARDAIGRTWQMSTIQYDFNQPERFGLEYSAADGTRQQPVMIHSAKFGSIERFIGVLVEHYAGQFPVWLAPVQVLGVPVAEDFQPYLEDVLAQMRAQGIRTEIDASDDRFPKKIRNASKSKVPFTLIAGGEDRDAGAVSFRFRDGSQENGVPVADAIARIREAIDTRAQV; from the coding sequence ATGGCCCCCATCAGTCTGACCGTGAACGGCGCATCCCGTACGGCCGAGACGGGGACCACCGGCACCGATCTGTTCGGGGACGACCGCCGCGTGGTGGCGACCCGGGTGAACGGCGAGCTGCGGGACCTCTACCGGGAGGTCGCCGACGGCGACGAGGTCGAGGCCGTGCTCATCGACGAGCCCGACGGCCTGGACATCCTGCGCCACTCCGCCGCCCACGTGCTGGCGCAGGCGGTGCAGCAGGAGTTCGCGGACGCCAAGCTCGGCATCGGCCCGCCCATCACCGACGGCTTCTACTACGACTTCGACGTCGCCGAGCCCTTCACCCCCGAGGACCTGAAGAAGCTCTCCAAGACGATGCAGCGCATCATCAACGAGGGGCAGACCTTCGTGCGCCGTGAGGTCTCCGACGCGGACGCCCAGGTGGAGCTGGCCGGCGAGCCCTACAAGGTGGAGCTGATCGGCCTCAAGGGCGGCAGCGCCGAGGAGGCCGCCGAGGGTGCCTCGGCCGAGGTGGGCGGCGCCCAGCTCACCATCTACGACAACGTGCGCAAGGACGGCACCGTGGCCTGGGGAGACCTCTGCCGCGGCCCGCACCTGCCCAGCACCAAGCTCATCGGCAACGGCTTCGCGCTCACCCGCTCGGCGGCGGCCTACTGGCGCGGCTCGGAGAAGAACCCGCAGCTGCAGCGCGTCTACGGCACGGCCTGGCCCTCCAAGGAGGAGTTGAAGGCCTATCAGGAGCGCCTCGCCGAGGCCGAGCGCCGTGACCACCGCAAGCTCGGTGCCGAGATGGACCTCTACAGCTTCCCCGAAGAGGTCGGTCCCGGCCTGCCGGTCTTCCACCCCAAGGGCGCCATCCTGCGGCGCACCATGGAGGACTACGTCTGGAAGCGCCACGTGGAGGAGGGCTTCTCCTACGTGACCACCCCGCACCTGTCCAAGGAGGGGCTGTTCCACACCTCGGGCCACCTGCCCTACTACGCCGACGGCATGATGCCCGAGCTCGACGACGACGGGCAGGCCTACCGCATCAAGGCCATGAACTGCCCGATGCACAACCTGATCTACCGCTCCCAGCAGCGTTCCTACCGCGAGCTGCCGCTGCGATACTTCGAGTTCGGCACGGTGTACCGCAACGAGAAGTCCGGCGTGTTGCAGGGGCTCACCCGCGTCCGCATGATCACCCAGGACGACTCGCACTCCTACGTGACGCGCGAGCAGGCGCCCGGCGAGGTGAAGCACCTGCTGGACTTCGTGCTCTCGCTGCTGCGCGACTTCGGCATGGACGACTACTACCTGGAGCTCTCCACGCGCGCCGAGGAGGGTGACAAGAAGGACAAGTTCATCGGCACCGACGAGCAGTGGGCCGAGGCCACCGCGGTGCTGGAGCAGGTCGCGACCGAGACCGGGCTCGAGCTCGTGCCGGACCCGGGTGGCGCCGCCTACTACGGGCCCAAGATCTCGGTGCAGGCGCGGGACGCCATCGGGCGCACCTGGCAGATGTCGACCATCCAGTACGACTTCAACCAGCCCGAGCGCTTCGGCCTGGAGTACTCGGCGGCGGACGGCACGCGCCAGCAGCCGGTGATGATCCACTCGGCCAAGTTCGGGTCCATCGAGCGCTTCATCGGCGTCCTGGTGGAGCACTACGCCGGGCAGTTCCCGGTGTGGCTCGCCCCGGTGCAGGTGCTGGGCGTCCCGGTGGCCGAGGACTTCCAGCCCTACCTCGAGGACGTCCTGGCCCAGATGCGGGCCCAGGGGATCCGCACCGAGATCGACGCCAGCGACGACCGCTTCCCCAAGAAGATCCGCAACGCGAGCAAGTCGAAGGTGCCCTTCACCCTCATCGCCGGTGGCGAGGACCGCGATGCGGGCGCCGTCTCCTTCCGCTTCCGCGATGGTTCCCAGGAGAACGGGGTCCCGGTGGCCGACGCGATCGCCCGGATCCGCGAGGCGATCGACACCCGCGCCCAGGTCTGA
- a CDS encoding DUF72 domain-containing protein: protein MDVRIGTSGWTYKHWRGTFYPDELRVKDQFDYYAEHFDTVELDGSHYRWPSDGTVEGWRDRMPDGFDMAVKASRYLTHFRKLGEPQDWVERITHTMDLLGDHAGPLVMQLPANLARDDDRLGHFLGLLPERVRVAVEFQHESWLEGLDDGVLDLLDHHGAGFVVSVIAEQEPIVRAAGRLAYVRFHNADPNWRYGGSFSDEELAAWVPRLAELTDGGRPAYVYFNNDNHGHAAFNGLTLRRMLDDRRLLDDAGE from the coding sequence GTGGACGTCCGCATCGGCACCTCCGGGTGGACCTACAAGCACTGGCGCGGGACCTTCTACCCCGACGAGCTGCGGGTGAAGGACCAGTTCGACTACTACGCCGAGCACTTCGACACCGTCGAGCTGGACGGATCGCACTACCGCTGGCCCTCCGACGGCACGGTCGAGGGGTGGCGCGACCGGATGCCCGACGGCTTCGACATGGCGGTGAAGGCCTCGCGCTACCTGACGCACTTCCGCAAGCTGGGCGAGCCGCAGGACTGGGTGGAGCGCATCACGCACACGATGGACCTGCTGGGCGACCACGCGGGGCCGCTGGTGATGCAGCTGCCGGCCAACCTGGCGCGCGACGACGACCGGCTGGGCCACTTCCTGGGCCTGCTGCCCGAGCGGGTGCGGGTGGCCGTGGAGTTCCAGCACGAGAGCTGGCTGGAGGGGCTGGACGACGGGGTCCTGGACCTGCTGGACCACCACGGCGCCGGGTTCGTGGTCTCGGTCATCGCCGAGCAGGAACCCATCGTCCGGGCGGCGGGACGCCTGGCCTACGTGCGCTTCCACAACGCCGACCCGAACTGGCGCTACGGCGGGTCCTTCTCCGATGAGGAGCTGGCCGCCTGGGTGCCGCGCCTGGCTGAGCTGACCGATGGCGGGCGCCCCGCGTACGTGTACTTCAACAACGACAACCACGGCCACGCGGCGTTCAACGGGCTCACCCTGCGGCGGATGCTCGACGACCGCCGGCTGCTCGACGACGCGGGGGAGTAG
- a CDS encoding thioesterase family protein, with protein MTAQTDPDQIVADLPTGEDAYFLPLGDGRYQPTIHIQGAWRTWEHHLAPVVGLVTHEVMRHEPREDMQLSRLTVEAYGVMPAMPSTIEVRTVRPGRTIELLEATMTIGDRVVVRAHAWRIQVVDTAEVAGQEIEHLPEPGSLPEWDGMHMWSGGFISSLDFKEIEGHGPGRGRAWLRTDLPLVKDQEVSPIAAALGLSDTANGIGPRKDPREWMFPNVEISIHIWRQPEPGWVGLDGQVAWGPTGAGLTSTWMHDAHGAFARIEQSLTVRPMPASL; from the coding sequence ATGACAGCGCAGACGGACCCGGACCAGATCGTCGCCGACCTCCCCACCGGGGAGGATGCGTACTTCCTCCCACTGGGTGACGGCCGCTACCAGCCCACGATCCACATCCAGGGCGCCTGGCGCACCTGGGAGCACCACCTGGCCCCGGTGGTCGGCCTGGTGACCCACGAGGTGATGCGCCACGAGCCGCGCGAGGACATGCAGCTCTCGCGGCTGACCGTGGAGGCCTATGGCGTGATGCCTGCGATGCCGTCCACCATCGAGGTCCGCACCGTGCGCCCGGGGCGCACCATCGAGCTGCTCGAGGCGACGATGACGATCGGCGACCGGGTGGTCGTGCGCGCCCACGCCTGGCGCATCCAGGTGGTGGACACCGCCGAGGTCGCCGGCCAGGAGATCGAGCACCTGCCCGAGCCGGGGTCGCTGCCGGAGTGGGACGGCATGCACATGTGGAGCGGGGGATTCATCAGCTCGCTGGACTTCAAGGAGATCGAGGGTCACGGTCCGGGGCGCGGACGGGCGTGGCTGCGCACCGACCTGCCGCTGGTCAAGGACCAGGAGGTCTCCCCCATCGCCGCCGCCCTGGGCCTGTCGGACACGGCGAACGGCATCGGCCCCCGCAAGGACCCGCGGGAGTGGATGTTCCCGAACGTGGAGATCAGCATCCACATCTGGCGCCAGCCCGAGCCCGGCTGGGTGGGGCTCGACGGGCAGGTGGCGTGGGGTCCGACGGGCGCCGGGCTGACCTCCACGTGGATGCACGACGCCCACGGCGCCTTCGCCCGCATCGAGCAGTCGCTGACCGTGCGGCCGATGCCCGCGTCGCTCTGA
- a CDS encoding C40 family peptidase, producing MSATTFEIPAVVNRRTMLTGAAAAAGATALTVGGASDANAMTQSFRRSIYRTARTREGYPYVYGAEGPYSFDCSGLVQWAHARHGITLPRTATTQYRRARAISKRYATLGDMLFIGNYNHASHVGFYVPWNGRDYIFHSPRPGRRVVCDRIWTWRYTTRRFY from the coding sequence ATGTCTGCAACGACCTTTGAAATCCCTGCTGTCGTCAACCGTCGCACGATGCTGACCGGTGCGGCCGCCGCGGCCGGTGCCACCGCCCTCACCGTGGGTGGCGCCTCCGACGCCAACGCCATGACGCAGTCCTTCCGCCGTTCCATCTACCGCACCGCGCGGACCCGCGAGGGCTACCCCTACGTGTACGGCGCCGAGGGCCCCTACTCCTTCGACTGCTCCGGCCTGGTGCAGTGGGCCCACGCCCGCCACGGCATCACGCTGCCGCGCACGGCCACCACGCAGTACCGCCGCGCCCGCGCCATCTCGAAGCGCTACGCCACGCTGGGCGACATGCTCTTCATCGGCAACTACAACCACGCCTCGCACGTCGGCTTCTACGTGCCGTGGAACGGCCGCGACTACATCTTCCACTCCCCGCGTCCGGGCCGTCGCGTCGTGTGCGACCGCATCTGGACCTGGCGCTACACCACCCGCCGCTTCTACTGA
- a CDS encoding glycosyltransferase family 4 protein, with translation MTRHIGLVCPFPVDVPGGVQAHVRDLAGALQAEGHRVSVLAPVTGSGAALRSAARADADAPLEPVAAGAWGLVDGVGLTVVPGALRVPYVGSASHVTSGQLPRRAVEAWVRTTAPSLLHLHEPLAPSLSLTAADVVGDRLPLVATFHNSLTPGHAVRQVLPLVREVLAPLAASIAVSPGTRDSVRECLGVDPWVIPTGVRVHRFTDPAPRAPWAEGPGRPTLAFIGRSSEHRKGLSQLLQALPGIVRRTPGARVFVAGPGQVEARSMVERDFPEFRTTIVWLGELSEQDKASLMRSVTVMVAPQVTGENFGITLVEAMAAGAPVVASDLPAYVSVLQGAGRHFRAGDAADLARVLEDVVLDPPLRERMRQAGRARAARFDWQVVGQEVMGVYDEVEGR, from the coding sequence GTGACGCGCCACATCGGCTTGGTGTGCCCCTTCCCGGTGGACGTCCCCGGGGGGGTCCAGGCGCACGTGCGAGACCTGGCGGGGGCCCTGCAGGCGGAGGGGCACCGGGTCAGCGTGCTGGCCCCGGTGACCGGCTCGGGCGCGGCCCTGCGCAGCGCCGCGCGTGCAGACGCCGACGCACCACTCGAACCGGTCGCAGCCGGGGCCTGGGGACTGGTCGACGGCGTGGGGCTCACGGTCGTGCCGGGCGCCCTGCGGGTGCCCTACGTCGGGTCGGCCTCGCACGTCACCTCCGGCCAGCTGCCGCGACGAGCGGTAGAGGCCTGGGTGCGGACCACGGCGCCGAGCTTGCTGCACCTCCACGAGCCGCTGGCCCCGAGCCTGTCCTTGACCGCTGCGGACGTCGTGGGTGACCGGTTGCCTCTGGTGGCCACCTTCCACAACTCGCTCACGCCCGGTCACGCCGTGCGGCAGGTGCTGCCCCTGGTCCGGGAGGTCCTCGCGCCGCTGGCTGCCTCGATCGCCGTCTCACCCGGGACCCGGGACTCGGTGCGCGAGTGCCTCGGGGTGGACCCGTGGGTGATCCCCACCGGTGTGCGGGTGCACCGCTTCACCGACCCCGCGCCCCGGGCACCGTGGGCCGAGGGCCCCGGGCGGCCCACCCTCGCCTTCATCGGGCGGTCCAGCGAGCACCGCAAGGGGTTGTCGCAGCTGCTGCAGGCGCTGCCCGGCATCGTCCGACGCACGCCCGGTGCCCGCGTGTTCGTCGCCGGGCCGGGCCAGGTCGAGGCGCGCAGCATGGTCGAGCGGGACTTCCCGGAGTTCCGCACCACCATCGTGTGGCTGGGCGAGCTCTCCGAGCAGGACAAGGCCTCCCTCATGCGCAGCGTCACCGTGATGGTCGCCCCGCAGGTGACGGGCGAGAACTTCGGCATCACGCTGGTGGAGGCCATGGCGGCCGGCGCCCCGGTGGTGGCCAGCGACCTGCCCGCGTACGTCTCCGTGCTGCAGGGCGCTGGCCGGCATTTCCGGGCCGGGGACGCCGCCGACCTCGCCCGCGTGCTCGAGGACGTCGTGCTCGACCCGCCCCTGCGGGAGAGGATGCGGCAGGCCGGCCGGGCGCGCGCCGCCCGCTTCGACTGGCAGGTGGTGGGACAGGAGGTCATGGGTGTCTACGACGAGGTGGAGGGACGATGA
- a CDS encoding GlsB/YeaQ/YmgE family stress response membrane protein produces the protein MWTIIAWVVVGGIAGWIASKIMGTDASMGIPANIIVGVIGAALFGFLWNLLFADGNFMDDPFSIPSFLASIVGACLLLFIVGKVTGRR, from the coding sequence ATGTGGACCATCATCGCTTGGGTCGTCGTCGGCGGCATCGCCGGCTGGATCGCCTCCAAGATCATGGGTACGGATGCCTCCATGGGCATTCCGGCCAACATCATCGTCGGCGTCATCGGCGCCGCGCTGTTCGGCTTCCTGTGGAACCTGCTCTTCGCTGACGGCAACTTCATGGACGACCCGTTCAGCATCCCGAGCTTCCTGGCCTCCATCGTGGGCGCCTGCCTGCTGCTGTTCATCGTGGGCAAGGTCACCGGTCGCCGCTGA
- a CDS encoding aminotransferase class IV: MNDVQPIVWVNGRLVPADQAAILPIDHGITVGDGVFETAEVRDGRVFARTRHHDRMERSLAGIGLAPLDRARLDEGIDAVLAAAGEKGSVPPLARLRYTVTGGRGPLGSGRYETEPTYIVALAADPGMEGPTTVAVGPWRRNLYSTVTGLKTTSYAENAVMLLAAGQVGATECLFATSDGDLCEGTGSNTFVVTDGVVRTPGLDRGPLAGVTRGLVIEWARAAGIEVREEQMPMADLATADELFITSSIRSIQPVDRLVEIAESPVATAPGLAAPPAPSQQHGVSFDRTLEVGPVTRRLQELFRENAAATPDP, translated from the coding sequence ATGAACGACGTACAGCCCATCGTCTGGGTGAATGGCCGCCTCGTGCCGGCCGACCAGGCCGCCATCCTGCCCATCGACCACGGCATCACCGTCGGCGACGGGGTCTTCGAGACAGCCGAGGTCCGCGACGGCCGGGTCTTCGCACGTACCCGCCACCACGACCGGATGGAGCGTTCGCTCGCCGGCATCGGCCTGGCGCCGCTGGACCGGGCCCGGCTCGACGAGGGGATCGATGCGGTGCTGGCCGCCGCGGGCGAGAAGGGGAGCGTCCCACCGCTGGCGCGCCTGCGCTACACGGTCACCGGAGGGCGCGGGCCGCTGGGCTCGGGTCGCTACGAGACCGAGCCCACCTACATCGTGGCCCTGGCTGCCGACCCGGGCATGGAGGGGCCGACCACCGTCGCCGTGGGCCCGTGGCGCCGCAACCTGTACTCGACGGTCACCGGCCTGAAGACCACCTCGTACGCCGAGAACGCCGTGATGCTGCTGGCGGCCGGGCAGGTGGGCGCCACTGAGTGCCTGTTCGCCACCAGCGACGGCGACCTGTGCGAGGGCACCGGCTCCAACACCTTCGTCGTGACCGACGGGGTCGTGCGCACCCCGGGCCTGGACCGGGGGCCGCTGGCCGGCGTCACCCGCGGCCTGGTGATCGAGTGGGCCCGCGCGGCCGGCATCGAGGTCCGCGAGGAGCAGATGCCCATGGCGGACCTGGCCACGGCGGACGAGCTGTTCATCACCAGCTCCATCCGGTCGATCCAGCCGGTGGACCGCCTGGTGGAGATCGCCGAGTCGCCGGTCGCCACGGCGCCGGGCCTGGCCGCGCCGCCGGCACCCTCGCAGCAGCACGGGGTCTCGTTCGACCGTACGCTCGAGGTGGGGCCGGTGACTCGCCGTCTGCAGGAGCTCTTCCGCGAGAACGCTGCGGCCACCCCGGACCCGTGA
- a CDS encoding protein adenylyltransferase SelO, producing MTPLPHLVQGYAAALPELSQPWEAASVPEPRLLALDEAVAADLGLDAGWLASAAGLAFLTGDLSALPDAPPTVAQAYAGHQFGGFSPLLGDGRALLLGELTDAAGRTVDLHLKGSGRTPFARGGDGKAAVGPMLREHLMSVFVHAVGIPTTRSLAVVATGEQVLREVALPGAVLARVASSHLRVGTVQHAAASHGPEVTARLVRYALERHHPELLGTPEPPALALLRSVADAQARLVAQWMGVGLVHGVMNTDNMTLLGETIDYGPVAMLEAHDPQAVFSSIDTQGRYAYGNQPAIAQWNLARLAEALLPLIDDDADAAVERATEVVTGFAQTYRAEHTAVFSAKLGLAEPDAGRVAEYLEHLTAEGLDHTASFRALADEAEAAGDPERAARLRAVNPVYVPRNHVVEEVLAAATAGDLAPFERLVGALREPFTERPGLDDLARTAPEGCPPHVTFCGT from the coding sequence ATGACCCCCTTGCCCCACCTGGTGCAGGGGTACGCCGCGGCCCTCCCGGAGCTCTCGCAGCCCTGGGAGGCCGCGTCGGTGCCCGAGCCCCGGCTGCTCGCCCTCGACGAGGCCGTGGCCGCCGACCTCGGTCTCGATGCGGGGTGGCTGGCCTCCGCGGCCGGCCTGGCCTTCCTGACCGGGGACCTCTCGGCGCTGCCCGACGCGCCGCCGACCGTCGCCCAGGCCTACGCGGGGCACCAGTTCGGCGGATTCTCCCCGTTGCTGGGCGACGGGCGGGCGCTGCTGCTGGGCGAGCTCACCGACGCCGCGGGCCGCACCGTGGACCTGCACCTCAAGGGATCGGGCCGCACCCCTTTCGCCCGCGGCGGCGACGGCAAGGCGGCCGTGGGCCCGATGCTGCGGGAGCACCTCATGAGCGTCTTCGTGCACGCCGTGGGCATCCCGACCACCCGGTCCCTGGCCGTGGTGGCCACGGGGGAGCAGGTGCTGCGGGAGGTCGCCCTGCCCGGGGCCGTGCTGGCCCGGGTGGCCTCCAGCCACCTGCGCGTGGGCACCGTCCAGCACGCCGCGGCATCCCACGGCCCGGAGGTGACCGCGCGCCTGGTGCGGTACGCCCTGGAGCGGCACCACCCGGAGCTGCTGGGAACCCCCGAGCCCCCCGCCCTGGCGCTGCTGCGTTCCGTGGCGGACGCCCAGGCCCGCCTGGTCGCGCAGTGGATGGGCGTCGGCCTGGTGCACGGGGTGATGAACACCGACAACATGACCCTCTTGGGCGAGACCATCGACTACGGGCCCGTCGCCATGCTGGAGGCCCACGACCCGCAGGCGGTTTTCAGCTCGATCGACACCCAGGGCCGCTACGCCTACGGCAATCAGCCGGCGATCGCGCAGTGGAACCTCGCGCGGCTCGCCGAGGCGCTGCTGCCCCTCATCGACGACGACGCCGACGCGGCGGTGGAGCGGGCCACCGAGGTGGTCACCGGCTTTGCCCAGACCTACCGGGCGGAGCACACCGCCGTGTTCTCCGCCAAGCTCGGCCTGGCCGAACCCGATGCGGGGCGGGTGGCCGAGTACCTCGAGCACCTGACCGCCGAGGGACTGGACCACACCGCGTCCTTCCGCGCCCTGGCCGACGAGGCCGAGGCGGCGGGCGATCCCGAGAGGGCAGCGCGCCTGCGGGCCGTGAACCCGGTCTACGTCCCGCGGAACCACGTGGTCGAGGAGGTGCTCGCCGCAGCGACCGCGGGCGACCTCGCGCCCTTCGAGCGGCTGGTCGGTGCGCTGCGCGAGCCCTTCACCGAGCGCCCGGGCCTGGACGACCTCGCACGCACGGCTCCGGAGGGCTGCCCGCCCCACGTGACCTTCTGCGGGACCTGA
- a CDS encoding TIGR02611 family protein: MTATRWVPPGQSAPTEPVPLHERDWAWRNRLRGLPGVGPVYKLLVGLSGLVVVVVGLIMVPFPGPGWAVVFVGLFILATEFPFASRVLFWVRGKVLAFGHWLARQGWGVRLGMLLVTFVAATAIVWCIGLLLGHPPGIPARWGDLLVEWGGVPREPVWRR; the protein is encoded by the coding sequence GTGACCGCCACTCGTTGGGTGCCGCCGGGCCAGTCGGCGCCCACCGAGCCGGTCCCGTTGCACGAGCGCGACTGGGCGTGGCGCAACCGGCTGCGCGGCCTGCCGGGCGTGGGCCCGGTGTACAAGCTCCTGGTGGGACTGTCCGGGCTGGTGGTGGTCGTCGTCGGCCTCATCATGGTGCCCTTCCCCGGGCCGGGCTGGGCCGTGGTGTTCGTGGGCCTGTTCATCCTGGCCACCGAGTTCCCCTTCGCCTCCCGGGTGCTCTTCTGGGTGCGGGGCAAGGTGCTCGCCTTCGGCCACTGGCTCGCCCGTCAGGGGTGGGGGGTGCGGCTCGGCATGCTGCTGGTCACCTTCGTGGCGGCCACCGCCATCGTCTGGTGCATCGGCCTCCTCCTGGGGCACCCGCCGGGGATCCCGGCCCGCTGGGGTGACCTCCTCGTGGAGTGGGGCGGCGTGCCGCGCGAGCCGGTCTGGCGCCGCTGA
- a CDS encoding aldo/keto reductase has product MAAPQDVPTITLNNGVEMPQVGFGVFKVPPRETQQAVETALEAGYRHIDTAAGYANEEAVGKALRASGIPREELFVTTKLRNGEQAAGTARAAFETSLEQLGLDRVDLYLVHWPAPGLGTYREAWADLEQGFRDGLARAIGVSNFLPHHLRDLLQGSTVVPAVNQIELHPSFQQPETQQASREHGLAVEAYAPLGQAKDLDLPAITRIAQEKGVTPGQVVLRWHLQEGRIVIPKSVTPERIASNIDLFGFELSQGDMAEITGLDTDTRLFPNPDEANFTQMD; this is encoded by the coding sequence ATGGCAGCACCCCAGGACGTCCCCACGATCACCCTGAACAACGGGGTCGAGATGCCCCAGGTGGGCTTCGGGGTCTTCAAGGTCCCCCCGCGCGAGACGCAGCAGGCGGTGGAGACGGCGCTCGAGGCCGGGTACCGCCACATCGACACCGCTGCGGGCTACGCCAACGAGGAGGCCGTCGGCAAGGCGCTGCGTGCCTCCGGCATCCCGCGCGAGGAGTTGTTCGTCACCACCAAGCTCCGGAACGGTGAGCAGGCCGCCGGCACCGCCCGCGCCGCCTTCGAGACCAGCTTGGAGCAGCTGGGCCTGGACCGGGTGGACCTCTACCTGGTCCACTGGCCCGCCCCGGGCCTGGGCACCTACCGCGAGGCGTGGGCGGACCTGGAGCAGGGCTTCCGCGACGGTCTGGCGCGCGCCATCGGCGTGTCCAACTTCCTGCCGCACCACCTGCGGGACCTGCTCCAGGGCTCCACGGTCGTGCCGGCGGTCAACCAGATCGAGCTCCACCCCAGCTTCCAGCAGCCCGAGACCCAGCAGGCCTCGCGCGAGCACGGACTGGCCGTCGAGGCCTACGCCCCGCTGGGACAGGCCAAGGACCTCGACCTCCCGGCGATCACCCGCATCGCCCAGGAGAAGGGCGTCACGCCCGGCCAGGTGGTCCTGCGCTGGCACCTGCAGGAGGGCCGCATCGTGATCCCCAAGTCGGTCACGCCCGAGCGGATCGCCTCGAACATCGACCTGTTCGGCTTCGAGCTGAGCCAGGGAGACATGGCCGAGATCACCGGGCTGGACACCGACACGCGCCTCTTCCCGAACCCGGACGAGGCCAACTTCACGCAGATGGACTGA
- a CDS encoding HIT family protein, which yields MSELPESAADLPGVPDGFQRLWVPHRMAYLEANPSRGGEPAGCPFCDNPRRSDADGLIVARGEHCFVAMNLFPYNPGHLLVCPYEHVPEYLDLAGDALAEFTALTRQALRTVRAVSGCHGFNLGMNQGAIAGAGVAEHLHQHVVPRWAGDANFFPIVARTKAVPQLLEDTRAALAEAWGDHAEEPAP from the coding sequence ATGAGCGAGCTCCCCGAGTCAGCGGCCGACCTCCCCGGCGTCCCCGACGGCTTCCAACGCCTGTGGGTGCCCCACCGGATGGCCTACCTCGAGGCGAACCCCTCGCGCGGGGGCGAGCCGGCGGGCTGTCCCTTCTGCGACAACCCCCGGCGCAGCGATGCCGACGGGCTGATCGTCGCGCGCGGTGAGCACTGCTTCGTGGCCATGAACCTCTTTCCGTACAACCCCGGCCACCTGCTGGTCTGCCCCTACGAGCACGTGCCGGAGTACCTGGACCTCGCGGGCGACGCGCTGGCCGAGTTCACGGCCCTGACCCGACAGGCCCTGCGCACCGTGCGGGCCGTCTCCGGGTGCCACGGCTTCAACCTGGGTATGAACCAGGGGGCGATCGCCGGCGCCGGGGTCGCCGAGCACCTGCACCAGCACGTGGTCCCGCGGTGGGCCGGGGACGCGAACTTCTTCCCCATCGTGGCCCGGACGAAGGCGGTGCCGCAGCTGCTGGAGGACACGCGTGCCGCACTCGCCGAGGCCTGGGGGGACCACGCCGAGGAGCCGGCGCCCTGA